From Cydia splendana chromosome 4, ilCydSple1.2, whole genome shotgun sequence, one genomic window encodes:
- the LOC134789659 gene encoding uncharacterized protein LOC134789659 gives MSQDGRSLRSRKRDLPVPTPTPSSGNTTSGATNTWSKGTSGDQKTSDEKENESVHSDERHNDTVVVRSRSNTLVPPVVAPPPRAPSVRESVRSVRESVSRDRDSELTVLLAELEVRKAALVVAKAESDTAKLMLQIAQVKAQSDGGSVKSEAEVRTRSWVERQATLQREIARKNVKIPPPKETAPRAAPDRASKPQPRLLEVPHGTYPPMYHKPPELPPFGGDITEWISFRAEFEDTSPMFSAVNNVSRIRRALKGEARTAVKSIMYTVQDPYEIMEALERQFGDPEEIVLTELHNIKRMPRLSEDNANISSFAAHIANAVATVKSLRQEKYLHAPELVNKIVDKLNLIVRYEWAKYRQTNSETPGLAALSEFLNDISTAAKRVNRRPATRSRAVVNTVSFEHEPRRSSNAPSRSRVPAFSRDCSTGSESDFHEDYPRETESRSRSKHTVAQVKPRENSNKKKPASTGARPKQQISSVPVSRSTCAICKSGNEHKVSACSKFLAATISERWDLVKGARLCYRCLDVNHRRPFKCKYVACGVNQCEAGHSKLLHGLNAAAPANGNSTPAVSVNNIRLPQTYLKVMPVEVSGPLGTVQTLALLDEGAAMTLMLHETADKIAPRVRGETLEIEGIGGRVTDPDSYSLQVAIRGFCSRHLELMEVLTIGDIGIGSQGVPRDLVDKCEHLSKIADELSYPTSVPTIVIGQDNWHLIISRQVIDGPPNLPVASLTRLGWVLHGPDRTRRAAVNFVGHARPKTADDEALELMKQHFDIESLGVSQKLPRADPDQRALDLLIATCDKIPGENRYRAGLLWRTDDEKLPDNRAQALKRLFSLERKLDRDVKLKAEYTTHMNNLLDKGCAEKMNSPPPPDSPRTWYLAHFPTFHPQRGKMRLVWDAAATAYGRSLNSALLAGPDLLESLFGVLVRFREGKIAVIADVKEMFLQIEIVERDRDALRFVWRGEDRTSPPQEYRMKRLIFGSAASPTTALYVKNENAKTHSTEFPIAAEKTIKNTYMDDMLIALDTSEEHARRVVNDIYELNMRASFELRGFASNHPAVISDVVNSKEETSLLGASESERTLGLKWNHKRDTLGFNVNFRNTPEDVLNGQKLPTKRQVTSSAMSIFDPIGYVSPISVLGKALMQEIWRTGIGWDSPIPVSLAPAWRSFIDNVQQLRDLEIPRHVTAFNREAYMHVFCDASEKIYAAAVYLVSVNPEGTRTSALVAAKARVSPLRVVSIPRMELQSCVLATRLAETIVKESDYVIKDKYFWSDSKTALTWIRSDPRRYKTFVAHRLAEIENTTTPANWRWVPSAANVADDATRGIPAQFGVNHRWFIGPDFIRKPEEHWPTEKAPTPVADTGEERVNKLVCSVGVAKNKFEYLPEVSRFSKFVRLVRATARVLVAAEVFKASLLSKKTDTEMNKGHLNLAKILLIRRSQHAAFPEEIKLLETGRPLPKKSPLHKIAIQLDKNGVIVLNARIDKDVHIPVLHAKEDFVKLLIHHFHALFDHGNHATVINELKQRYFIIGLRGNIRYIANKCQWCRTYKGTTLKVPVGDLPPERLQANQPPFTAAAVDLFGPMQITIGRRRREKRWGVLYTCLTTRAVHLELAASLSASSMILSLRRMIARRGTPTVLYSDNATNFYGAERELAEAKKTLPDTLKPFLIERAITWKKIPPGNPSAGGAWERLVGSVKRSLKVTLKERAPHEEVLHTLLLEAEHIVNSRPLTPVNPDLDSEALTPNHFLIGRSSSMSPLGVFTDATMSLSSWKTAQTLADHFWRRWQREYRPSLLPRPGAHQNVKKLHVGDVVIVADSSMPRGTWPRGVIAQLFPGPDGHVRVAIVRTRAGDVRRPVSRLIPIYSSQSDGVDTRGGDCRV, from the coding sequence atgtCGCAAGACGGAAGATCACTACGCTCACGCAAACGGGACCTGCCTGTCCCCACGCCTACGCCCTCGTCCGGCAATACTACGTCCGGCGCGACCAATACGTGGAGCAAAGGCACCAGTGGCGACCAGAAAACTAGTGATGAGAAAGAAAATGAGTCGGTACACTCAGACGAGCGTCATAACGATACAGTGGTAGTTCGCAGTCGGTCGAATACTTTAGTGCCACCCGTtgttgcgccgccgccgcgagcgCCGTCTGTTCGCGAGTCAGTTAGGTCTGTTCGCGAATCGGTAAGTAGGGACCGCGATAGTGAATTAACCGTGCTGTTAGCAGAGCTCGAGGTTCGTAAAGCCGCTCTAGTCGTAGCCAAAGCAGAGTCCGATACTGCCAAGTTAATGCTGCAGATTGCCCAAGTTAAGGCGCAGTCTGACGGCGGCAGTGTCAAGTCCGAGGCCGAGGTACgaactagaagttgggtagaacgacaagcgaCGCTACAGCGCGAGATCGCGCGTAAAAACGTAAAAATCCCGCCGCCGAAAGAgaccgcgccgcgcgccgcgcccgacCGGGCCAGCAAACCGCAACCGCGACTTTTAGAGGTACCACACGGTACCTACCCGCCAATGTATCACAAGCCGCCTGAGTTACCCCCgttcggcggagatatcaccgaaTGGATATCGTTTAGAGCGGAGTTCGAGGAcacgtcgcccatgtttagtgccgtcaataatGTCAGTAGAATCAGACGCGCGCTTAAAGGCGAGGCccggacggccgtaaaatcgATCATGTACACTGTTCAGGATCCATACGAAATTATGGAAGCGCTAGAACGGCAATTTGGCGACCCCGAGGAAATTGTACTTACGGAGCTGCATAATATcaaacgcatgccgcgtttgTCGGAAGACAATGCTAATATCTCGTCGTTTGCCGCGCATATCGCGAACGCCGTCGCCACCGTAAAATCATTGCGTCAAGAAAAATATTTGCACGCGCCTGAACTAGTGAACAAAATAGTggacaaattaaatttgatagtgCGTTACGAATGGGCCAAATATAGGCAGACTAATTCGGAAACTCCCGGCTTAGCCGCTTTATCTGAGTTTCTCAACGACATTAGTACTGCAGCCAAACGCGTAAACCGCAGACCGGCTACTAGATCGCGAGCTGTAGTGAACACGGTATCTTTTGAACACGAACCTAGGCGGTCGAGCAACGCTCCCTCTAGATCTCGCGTCCCCGCGTTCTCCCGCGACTGTAGCACGGGCTCGGAGTCAGATTTCCACGAAGATTACCCACGCGAAACGGAGAGTAGATCGCGTAGTAAGCATACTGTCGCACAAGTAAAACCACGCGAaaatagcaataaaaaaaaacccgcgtCAACCGGAGCTAGACCCAAACAGCAGATATCGTCCGTCCCTGTCTCGCGCAGTACATGCGCCATTTGTAAGAGCGGGAACGAGCACAAAGTCAGTGCGTGCTCAAAGTTTTTAGCCGCGACGATATCTGAGCGATGGGATCTGGTGAAGGGTGCTAGATTGTGCTACAGATGTTTGGACGTGAATCACCGTAGGCCGTTTAAGTGTAAATACGTCGCGTGCGGTGTAaatcagtgcgaagccggacacAGTAAGCTGTTACACGGACTGAACGCGGCCGCGCCCGCGAACGGTAACAGTACGCCGGCCGTATCTGTAAACAATATTAGACTCCCGcaaacgtatcttaaagtcaTGCCCGTGGAGGTGTCGGGACCTTTAGGTACCGTACAAACCCTCGCGCTACTCGATGAAGGCGCGGCAATGACTTTAATGCTGCACGAGACAGCTGACAAAATCGCGCCTCGTGTACGCGGAGAGACGCTAGAAATTGAAGGAATAGGCGGCAGAGTCACAGACCCTGATTCGTATTCACTACAGGTCGCGATTAGGGGTTTTTGTAGCCGACATTTGGAGTTAATGGAGGTGCTCACGATAGGCGATATAGGTATAGGTTCGCAAGGCGTACCACGTGACTTAGTCGACAAGTGCGAACATTTGTCGAAAATCGCGGACGAGTTAAGTTACCCGACGTCAGTACCTACTATCGTGATAGGCCAAGATAACTGGCACCTCATCATTTCTCGGCAAGTCATAGACGGCCCGCCTAACCTTCCCGTCGCGAGTCTAACTAGATTAGGATGGGTCCTACACGGCCCAGACCGAACGCGTCGCGCCGCGGTAAATTTTGTAGGGCACGCACGGCCCAAAACCGCGGACGACGAAGCTCTAGAGCTTATGAAACAGCATTTCGACATAGAATCGTTAGGCGTTTCGCAAAAGTTGCCTCGGGCCGATCCCGACCAACGCGCGCTAGACTTATTAATAGCCACGTGTGATAAGATACCGGGGGAGAATCGGTATCGAGCGGGCTTATTATGGCGAACTGACGACGAaaaactccccgataaccgagcgcaagcgTTAAAGCGGCTATTCAGTCTAGAACGTAAACTAGACCGCGACGTAAAGTTGAAAGCCGAATATACGACACACATGAACAACTTGCTCGATAAAGGTTGCGCGGAGAAAATGAACTCGCCCCCGCCCCCCGACTCACCCCGGACGTGGTACCTAGCTCATTTCCCCACATTTCACCCACAGCGCGGTAAAATGCGGTTAGTTTGGGACGCGGCTGCTACAGCATACGGACGTTCGCTAAACAGCGCGCTGTTAGCCGGCCCCGATCTGTTAGAGTCACTTTTTGGCGTATTAGTGCGGTTCCGCGAAGGTAAAATCGCGGTAATAGCCGACGTCAAAGAGATGTTTTTGCAGATCGAAATAGTAGAGCGAGATCGGGacgcgttacgtttcgtttggagGGGGGAAGACCGTACATCTCCTCCACAAGAGTACAGAATGAAGCGGCTTATATTTGGATCGGCAGCGTCGCCGACAACCGCGTTATATGTCAAAAACGAAAACGCAAAAACGCATAGTACTGAGTTTCCGATCGCAGctgaaaaaacaattaaaaatacgtACATGGACGACATGTTGATCGCCCTCGACACGTCAGAGGAGCACGCCAGACGCGTAGTAAACGATATTTACGAGCTAAACATGCGCGCGTCCTTCGAACTCCGCGGGTTCGCTTCGAACCACCCTGCGGTAATTTCTGACGTAGTTAATAGCAAAGAGGAAACGTCTTTGTTAGGCGCGAGCGAGAGCGAACGTACATTAGGTTTGAAATGGAATCACAAGCGTGACACCTTAGGTTTCAACGTGAACTTTCGTAATACGCCCGAAGACGTACTTAACGGTCAGAAATTGCCAACGAAGCGACAGGTAACGAGTAGCGCGATGTCAATATTCGATCCGATCGGTTACGTAAGCCCCATATCCGTCTTAGGCAAGGCATTAATGCAGGAAATATGGAGGACAGGAATCGgttgggactcgcctatacccgtctcactcgcacccgccTGGCGATCGTTCATCGATAACGTACAACAATTACGAGACTTAGAGATTCCGCGACACGTGACCGCATTTAATAGGGAGGCATATATGCATGTTTTTTGCGACGCGAGCGAAAAAATATATGCCGCGGCCGTGTATTTAGTTAGCGTCAACCCCGAGGGGACTAGAACTTCCGCGTTAGTAGCCGCTAAGGCCCGCGTTTCGCCTCTCCGGGTAGTTAGCATTCCGAGGATGGAATTGCAGAGCTGCGTACTAGCTACTAGATTAGCGGAAACCATAGTCAAGGAGTCAGATTACGTAATAAAGGACAAGTATTTTTGGTCTGACTCCAAAACGGCGCTCACGTGGATACGTTCGGACCCACGTAGGTATAAAACATTCGTAGCACATAGGTTAGCAGAAATCGAGAACACTACCACCCCCGCCAACTGGCGCTGGGTGCCTAGTGCAGCTAACGTGGCTGACGACGCGACTCGCGGTATACCTGCGCAATTCGGAGTGAACCATCGGTGGTTCATAGGGCCCGATTTTATACGTAAACCGGAAGAGCATTGGCCGACCGAAAAAGCGCCAACGCCCGTCGCCGATACGGGCGAAGAGCGCGTCAACAAACTCGTATGCTCAGTAGGTGTCGCGAAAAATAAGTTTGAGTACCTGCCGGAGGTAAGTAGGTTCTCAAAGTTCGTACGActagttcgcgccaccgctagggttctggttgccgccgaggtaTTTAAAGCCTCACTGCTGTCTAAGAAAACAGATACAGAAATGAATAAGGGGCATTTAAATTTAGCAAAGATATTGCTAATTCGccggagtcaacatgctgccTTTCCAGAGGAGATTAAGCTATTGGAAACTGGGCGGCCTCTACCGAAGAAGTCTCCGCTGCATAAGATAGCAATACAACTTGATAAGAACGGAGTCATAGTGCTAAACGCTAGAATTGACAAAGACGTGCACATACCCGTCCTACACGCAAAAGAAGACTTCGTCAAGCTGCTAATACATCATTTTCATGCGCTCTTCGACCACGGCAACCACGCAaccgtcatcaacgagttgaagCAGAGATATTTTATTATCGGGCTGCGCGGTAATATTCGCTATATAGCGAACAAGTGCCAATGGTGTCGGACCTATAAAGGAACCACACTCAAGGTTCCTGTAGGCGACCTCCCGCCAGAGAGGCTCCAGGCGAATCAACCGCCATTTACCGCTGCAGCCGTAgacctgtttggccctatgcaaATCACAataggccgccgccgccgcgaaaAGAGATGGGGTGTACTATACACATGCCTCACGACACGCGCTGTGCACTTAGAGCTTGCCGCCTCACTTTCGGCATCCTCTATGATACTTTCCTTGCGCAGAATGATAGCGCGACGCGGCACGCCTACAGTTCTTTACTCTGACAACGCCACCAACTTTTACGGCGCAGAGCGAGAACTGGCAGAGGCCAAGAAGACGCTGCCCGACACTTTAAAGCCATTTTTGATCGAGCGAGCCATAACCTGGAAAAAGATACCGCCCGGCAACCCTTCCGCCGGCGGTGCATGGGAACGGCTCGTAGGCAGCGTGAAAAGGTCACTAAAGGTAACACTCAAAGAGAGAGCACCTCACGAAGAAGTTCTGCATACATTACTGCTGGAAGCCGAGCACATAGTCAACTCTCGACCgttgacaccagtgaatccagacCTAGACAGCGAAGCTCTGACGCCGAACCATTTTCTCATCGGGCGATCGAGCTCAATGTCACCACTGGGCGTCTTCACAGACGCGACTATGTCACTCTCGTCATGGAAGACAGCGCAGACCTTAGCCGACCAtttttggaggcgctggcagcgagaataccgacccagcctcctccctCGGCCCGGTGCTCATCAGAACGTGAAGAAACTACATGTAGGCGACGTAGTCATCGTAGCGGAcagctccatgccacgaggaacaTGGCCTAGAGGCGTAATCGCACAACTCTTTCCCGGCCCTGATGGCCACGTAAGAGTAGCCATTGTTCGCACccgcgcaggtgacgtccgccgcccagtttcccGGCTTATACCTATATACTCCTCGCAATcagacggtgttgacacacgtgggggagattgtcgtgtatag